The proteins below come from a single Branchiostoma floridae strain S238N-H82 chromosome 5, Bfl_VNyyK, whole genome shotgun sequence genomic window:
- the LOC118415743 gene encoding probable imidazolonepropionase — protein MSGGKLLVRGARQVVLVCRAEERALRGEDMKSLASLEQDGDNGVSLVVGSNGLIEAVGHDADIQEKYGSTKFDRVIDAAGMSVLPGLIDGHTHPVWAGDRVHEFAMKLAGATYMEVHKAGGGINFTVEHTRSASEDELYALFRDRLLRMVRAGTTLVECKSGYGLEVETEMKMLRVIQRAKRELPIEISSTFCGAHSVPRGSTMEQATEDVINVQLPRLQELMKSGDLEVDNIDVFCEKGVFDVESTRRILQAGVDAGLAINFHGDELHPMKSAELGAELKARAISHLEEISDAGIKAMADSGSVAVILPTTAYILRLTPPPARKMIDSGVVVALGSDFNPNAFCLSMPMTMHLACVNFRMSMNEALAAATINAAASLGRAETHGSLEVGKVGDLVIIDAPRWEHLIYQLAGHDHLIKYVVKKGEVIHSAV, from the exons ATGTCGGGAGGGAAGTTGCTGGTCCGTGGAGCCCGGCAGGTGGTGCTGGTGTGTCGGGCGGAGGAGAGAGCGCTGCGCGGGGAGGACATGAAGTCACTCGCCTCGCTGGAGCAGGATGGCGACAACGGGGTCAGCCTGGTCGTCGGAAG CAATGGACTAATAGAAGCAGTCGGCCATGATGCAGACATACAGGAGAAGTATGGAAGTACCAAGTTTGACAGAGTCATTGATGCAGCTGGGATGAGTGTATTACCAG GTCTGATTGACGGCCACACCCATCCTGTCTGGGCAGGTGACAGGGTCCATGAGTTTGCCATGAAG TTGGCAGGTGCCACGTATATGGAGGTCCACAAAGCCGGTGGAGGGATCAACTTCACCGTAGAGCACACTCGCAGTGCCTCGGAGGACGAGCTGTACGCACTGTTCAGGGACAGGCTGCTGCGTATGGTCAGGGCAGGGACCACACTGGTGGAGTGTAAGAGTGG ATATGGGCTGGAAGTAGAGACAGAAATGAAGATGTTGCGGGTAATACAGAGGGCCAAGAGGGAGCTACCTATTGAAATATCCAGCACCTTCTGTGGAGCACactcagtaccaag GGGCAGCACCATGGAGCAGGCTactgaggatgtcatcaatgTCCAGTTGCCACGGTTACAAGAGCTGATGAAGTCAGGTGACCTGGAGGTGGACAACATTGACGTGTTCTGTGAGAAAGGTGTCTTTGATGTGGAATCTACCAG GAGAATCCTGCAGGCTGGTGTAGACGCTGGTCTGGCCATCAACTTCCACGGTGATGAGCTGCATCCCATGAAGTCTGCTGAG TTGGGTGCAGAGCTGAAAGCCCGAGCCATCAGTCATCTGGAGGAGATCAGCGATGCGGGCATCAAGGCCATGGCAGACTCTGGCTCTGTGGCTGTCATCTTACCTACAACTGCTTACATACTCAG GTTGACTCCTCCCCCAGCCAGAAAAATGATTGACAGTGGTGTGGTGGTGGCCCTGGGAAGTGACTTCAATCCCAACGCCTTCTGTCTGTCAAtg CCCATGACCATGCACCTGGCCTGCGTGAACTTCCGCATGTCCATGAACGAGGCCCTAGCGGCTGCCACCATAAATGCAGCGGCATCTCTGGGGAGGGCGGAGACTCACGGGTCACTCGAGGTGGGGAAAGTCGGAGACCTGGTCATCATTGATGCACCAAG ATGGGAGCACCTGATCTATCAGCTTGCAGGGCACGACCATCTCATCAAGTATGTGGTGAAGAAAGGGGAGGTCATCCACAGTGCAGTGTGA